The Sulfurihydrogenibium sp. YO3AOP1 genome has a window encoding:
- a CDS encoding FAD-linked oxidase C-terminal domain-containing protein, translating to MFKVKQVEKILVPDRVKRALKEAIGEHNVLDDEMDRMLYSYDATRLSFPPDVVVIPESEEDVKKVVKICYEEGIPITPRGAGSGYTGGAIPVKGGVLISFEKMDKILWIDEDNAVAKVQPGVITYRLQQAVEKRGLFYPPDPASYKFCTMGGNVAENAGGPRCVKYGVTREYIMELDTVIYTGETIHTGRITLKDVAGYDLTRLLIGSEGTLGIFTGITVKLIPKPKAKKTVKAVYMDLESVGKTVKDIFKAGISPSALEFMDNLAINAVEDFGHFGLDRDAEVILLIEVDGHPKALEDEIVEVAKICEMNGAKVEVAKTDREAEKLWEARRSLSPAVAKLGRTKINEDIVFPRSYLPEALPKLREIGRKYNLKMVNFGHIGDGNVHANFMINGLDPDEVARAEKAVEEVFDLALSYRGSITGEHGVGITKAEFMRKQFSPQEMELMKKIKRAWDPENLINPGKMGLDD from the coding sequence ATGTTTAAAGTTAAACAGGTTGAAAAAATACTGGTACCGGATAGGGTTAAAAGAGCATTAAAAGAAGCAATTGGAGAGCATAATGTATTAGATGATGAAATGGATAGAATGTTATATTCATATGATGCAACGAGATTAAGCTTTCCGCCGGATGTGGTTGTAATACCAGAAAGTGAAGAAGATGTTAAAAAAGTAGTAAAAATTTGTTATGAAGAAGGTATACCAATAACTCCAAGAGGAGCAGGTTCGGGCTATACCGGTGGTGCTATTCCGGTAAAAGGTGGAGTATTAATCTCTTTTGAAAAGATGGATAAAATTTTATGGATTGACGAGGACAACGCAGTTGCAAAAGTTCAACCGGGTGTAATTACTTATAGACTTCAGCAGGCAGTAGAGAAAAGAGGATTATTCTATCCACCAGATCCGGCAAGTTATAAATTCTGCACGATGGGTGGAAATGTAGCTGAAAATGCAGGTGGTCCAAGATGTGTTAAGTACGGCGTAACAAGAGAGTATATCATGGAGCTTGACACTGTAATTTATACAGGAGAAACAATCCATACAGGAAGAATAACATTAAAAGATGTTGCTGGATATGATTTAACAAGACTTTTAATCGGCAGTGAGGGAACGCTTGGAATATTTACAGGAATAACAGTCAAATTAATTCCAAAACCAAAAGCTAAGAAAACAGTAAAAGCTGTATATATGGACTTAGAATCTGTAGGAAAAACAGTTAAAGATATATTTAAAGCCGGAATTTCACCGTCAGCTCTTGAATTTATGGATAATCTTGCAATAAATGCAGTAGAAGATTTCGGGCATTTTGGATTAGATAGAGACGCAGAAGTTATACTTTTAATAGAAGTTGACGGTCATCCAAAAGCTCTTGAAGATGAGATTGTAGAAGTTGCTAAGATATGTGAAATGAACGGTGCAAAAGTTGAAGTTGCTAAAACAGACAGAGAAGCAGAGAAACTTTGGGAAGCTCGTAGGTCTTTATCTCCAGCAGTTGCAAAACTTGGAAGAACAAAAATAAACGAAGATATAGTATTTCCAAGAAGCTATTTACCAGAGGCACTTCCAAAGCTTAGAGAGATTGGAAGAAAATATAACTTAAAAATGGTGAACTTTGGACATATTGGAGATGGAAACGTTCATGCTAACTTTATGATAAATGGATTAGACCCGGATGAAGTAGCAAGAGCAGAAAAAGCTGTTGAAGAAGTTTTTGACTTAGCATTATCTTACAGAGGTTCTATCACTGGTGAACATGGGGTTGGTATAACAAAGGCAGAATTTATGAGAAAACAATTTTCTCCACAAGAAATGGAATTGATGAAGAAAATCAAAAGAGCATGGGACCCGGAAAACTTAATAAATCCTGGAAAGATGGGATTAGACGATTAA
- a CDS encoding radical SAM protein, producing MAGIKISGFVHSTKDVPGKWCLILFLAGCNFRCLHCYNWRVVLDIAGNIPIERVLEEIEKSPFLECIVISGGEPTIHEPEELIELVNTIKKVNPELKIRIDTNGSNPDVVEKLKPYVDGFAVDIKSPLENPEKWKFTTGVDIDPKVIIRTITLVDGMPLTLFRTVKYPWLSEEDIEKIKNFTSKLKSPWFLNPFYAVEDCPFNERLKE from the coding sequence GTGGCTGGAATAAAAATATCTGGCTTTGTACATTCAACGAAAGATGTTCCGGGTAAATGGTGTTTAATTTTATTCCTTGCTGGGTGTAATTTTAGGTGCTTACATTGCTATAATTGGCGTGTAGTGCTTGATATTGCAGGGAATATTCCGATAGAAAGAGTATTGGAAGAAATTGAAAAAAGTCCATTTTTAGAATGTATAGTTATTTCTGGTGGCGAACCTACCATACATGAACCTGAAGAATTAATAGAATTGGTTAATACTATTAAGAAGGTTAATCCTGAGCTTAAAATTAGGATAGATACTAACGGCAGTAATCCAGATGTTGTAGAAAAATTAAAACCTTATGTTGATGGTTTTGCAGTTGATATAAAATCTCCTTTAGAAAATCCTGAAAAGTGGAAATTTACAACAGGCGTTGATATTGACCCAAAAGTAATAATTAGAACAATTACTCTTGTGGATGGAATGCCTTTAACTTTGTTTAGAACAGTTAAATATCCTTGGCTTTCTGAAGAAGATATAGAAAAAATAAAAAATTTTACGTCTAAATTAAAATCTCCTTGGTTTTTAAATCCTTTTTATGCGGTAGAAGACTGTCCATTTAATGAAAGGTTAAAGGAATAA